In one Mus pahari chromosome 21, PAHARI_EIJ_v1.1, whole genome shotgun sequence genomic region, the following are encoded:
- the LOC110338100 gene encoding vomeronasal type-2 receptor 116-like, giving the protein MFSWIFIFLLFQIPKFVSTALKFNISRCYSIIAEEFHHEGDVVIGAFFPLHTFYTEKKMPHSTIPYQYLDNYLQYNFKNYQYILALLFAIEEINGNPKLLPNISLGFDFYNVRFTEKDTLMNAGIWLTAHVQRKVLPNYNCKKRNFTAAITGTSWITSAQIGTLLQLFKFPQITFGPYDPFLSDRGQYSSLYQMAPKDTSLSLAIVSLMVHFRWSWVGLILPDDHKGNKILSDFRKDMERNGICTAFIKMIPATWTSSFVKFWEDMDNTNIIIIYGDIDSLEGLMRNIGQRLLTWHVWVMTIEPHIIEYDNYFMLDSFHGSLIFKHNYRENFEFTKFIQTVNPNKYPEDIYLPKMWYLFFMCSFSDINCQVLDNCQTNVSLDILPSQIFDVVMSEESTSIYNGVYALAHSLHEMRLQQLQTQPYENQEGLVFFPWQLNTFLKDIEMRDNRTLYWKQTKDAEYDILNFWNLPKGLGLKVKIGSFSANVPQGKQLSLSEQMIQWPEIFSEIPQSVCSKTCGPGFRKVTLEHKAICCYSCTPCADNEISNETDVDQCVKCPESHYANTEKSNCYQKSVSFLAYEDPLGMALASIALGLSALTAFVIGIFVKHRDTPIVKANNRALSYTLLITLKFCFLCCLNFIGQPNTAACILQQTTFAVAFTVAIATVLAKAITVVLAFRVSFPGRIVRWLMISRGPNYIIPICTLIQLLLCGIWMAISPPYIDQDAHTEHGHIIILCNKGSAVAFHSVLGYLCFLALGSYTMAFLSRNLPDTFNESKFLSLSMLVFFCVWVTFLPVYHSTKGKVMVAMEVFSILASSTALLAFIFGPKCYIILLRPEKNSFNHIRKENTHSKRKICS; this is encoded by the exons ATGTTCtcctggatttttattttcttgctctttcaaattcCCAAATTTGTCTCTActgctttaaaatttaatattagtAGATGTTATTCCATAATCGCTGAAGAGTTTCACCATGAAGGAGATGTTGTGATTGGTGCCTTTTTCCCACTTCATACTTTCTACACTGAGAAGAAAATGCCTCATTCAACTATACCATACCAATATTTGGACAATTACCTACA GTATAACTTTAAGAACTATCAATATATTCTGGCTTTGCTTTTCGCCATTGAGGAGATCAATGGGAATCCCAAACTTTTACCCAACATATCTCTTGGATTTGATTTCTACAATGTCAGATTCACTGAGAAGGACACACTTATGAATGCTGGTATTTGGCTCACAGCTCATGTGCAGAGAAAGGTTTTACCTAATTACAattgtaaaaagagaaatttcacTGCTGCAATTACAGGAACATCATGGATAACTTCTGCCCAAATTGGGACATTGCTTCAACTCTTTAAATTTCCACAG ATTACGTTTGGACCTTATGATCCTTTCTTGAGTGACCGTGGTCAGTATTCTTCTCTCTACCAGATGGCCCCCAAGGATACATCTCTTTCACTTGCCATTGTTTCTTTGATGGTTCATTTTAGGTGGTCTTGGGTTGGTCTAATTCTCCCAGATGaccacaaaggaaataaaattctatcAGATTTTAGAAAGGATATGGAGAGAAATGGAATCTGCActgcttttataaaaatgatcCCAGCCACATGGACTTCATCTTTTGTCAAATTCTGGGAAGATATGGATAAcactaatataataattatttatggTGACATTGATTCTCTAGAAGGTCTAATGCGAAATATTGGGCAAAGGTTATTGACATGGCATGTCTGGGTCATGACCATTGAACCCCATATTATTGAATATGATAATTATTTCATGTTAGACTCATTCCATGGAAGTTTAATTTTTAAGCACAATTACAGAGAGAATTTTGAGTTTACCAAATTTATTCAAACAGTTAATCCTAATAAATACCCAGAAGACATTTATCTCCCTAAGATGTGGTATTTGTTCTTCATGTGCTCATTTTCTGATATTAATTGTCAAGTTTTGGACAACTGTCAAACAAATGTTTCTTTGGATATATTACCTAGTCAGATATTTGATGTGGTCATGAGTGAAGAGagcacaagtatttacaatggtgTGTATGCTTTGGCTCATAGCCTCCATGAGATGAGACTTCAGCAACTTCAAACACAACcatatgaaaatcaagaagggTTGGTGTTCTTTCCATGGCAG CTTAATACTTTCCTGAAGGACATTGAGATGAGAGACAATAGGACTTTATATTGGAAACAGACAAAAGATGCTGAATATGACATTCTTAACTTTTGGAATTTACCAAAGGGTCTTGGACTAAAAGTGAAAATAGGATCCTTTTCTGCAAATGTTCCCCAGGGTAAACAGTTGTCTTTATCTGAACAGATGATTCAATGGCCAGAAATATTTTCAGAG ATCCCTCAGTCTGTGTGCAGTAAGACTTGTGGACCTGGATTCAGGAAAGTAACCTTGGAGCATAAGGCCATCTGCTGCTACAGTTGCACACCCTGTGCAGACAATGAGATTTCTAATGAGACAG ATGTTGACCAGTGTGTGAAGTGTCCAGAGAGTCATTATGCAAATACAGAGAAGAGCAACTGCTACCAAAAGTCTGTGAGCTTTCTGGCCTATGAAGACCCCTTGGGGATGGCTCTAGCCAGCATAGCTTTGGGCTTAtctgcactcactgcctttgttATTGGCATCTTTGTGAAGCACAGAGACACTCCTATTGTTAAGGCAAATAATCGAGCTCTGAGTTACACTTTGCTCATCACACTCAAATTCTGTTTCCTATGTTGTTTGAACTTCATTGGTCAGCCCAACACAGCTGCCTGCATACTTCAGCAGACCACCTTTGCAGTTGCTTTCACTGTGGCTATTGCCACTGTGTTGGCCAAAGCTATAACTGTGGTCCTTGCCTTTAGGGTCAGTTTTCCAGGGAGAATAGTAAGGTGGCTAATGATATCAAGGGGTCCTAACTATATCATTCCTATCTGCACCCTGATCCAACTTCTTCTTTGTGGAATATGGATGGCAATATCTCCACCATACATTGACCAAGATGCTCATACTGAACATGGACACATCATCATTTTGTGCAACAAGGGCTCAGCTGTTGCATTCCACTCTGTCCTGGGATACCTCTGTTTTTTGGCCCTTGGGAGTTATACCATGGCCTTCCTGTCAAGAAATTTGCCTGATACATTCAATGAATCCAAATTTCTCTCATTAAGTATGctggtgtttttctgtgtttgggtcacctttcttcctgtctacCACAGCACTAAAGGGAAGGTCATGGTGGCTATGGAAGTATTCTCTATCTTGGCTTCCAGCACAGCACTCCTTGCCTTCATATTTGGTCCCAAGTGTTACATTATCTTGTTGAGACCAGAGAAGAATTCATTTAATCAcatcaggaaagaaaacacacattctAAAAGGAAGATTTGTTCCTAA